GGCGGCGACCGGCACGTGAATCGGAGCCTGAACGACGTTGCCCGACAGGATGCCGGGGGAGCCGGCAGCGGCACCTTCGGCACCCGCGTCCGCCATGGCGGGGGCAGCGCCGCCCAAAGCCATGACGACGCCCGCGACAACGACTGCAGCCTTCTTGTGCTTCATTATTTTGATCCTTTCAGCAGTGGTGTCGTACGCAAGCCCGACCTTCGCGCTGCGCTGCCAGTTCCCTGTTCATGAACACCTCTGCAGGACTAGTAACGACTGGATTCCCGCGAAGAAACCTCGGTATGGCCGCCGTCCCGAAAAGTCACTCGTATGCAGCACGGCGGTTTATCGGACCGCCAGGAAGACTATTGCGGGGATGATCTCCCACTGCTCGGGGCATTCCCGTCCTGCTCGTGTGCGGCCGTTTGTGAATACCGGCGGAGGGTCTTCAAGAGGCCCTCCGCCGGTGAGGCAGATCGTCGCACGTATCCGGATGCGCCATGCCAACAGGAAGCACGACTGCCCCACGACGCAATGCGCCGCCGGCTGGAGGCTTGTACCCGAATAGATCCCGGTACGGTCTGCTCCGCCATTCCATCACTCCCTGGCGACCGCCCGGCCCCGTATTCACCCGTTTGCTGAATGAATTCCGAGAGGCCGACAGAATTGCTGATCGAGACGTTGTTTGGACGTCCAGTGCGAAATCGAAACGATGAGGTGCAATGTGAAGATCCGAAGACCGGTCCGCCCGGTCGGCGAAGCCGCGGATTCACTCACATGGCCCACATCGGCACGCTCGTAGGGTAATTGGGCTGAACAGGGGTACCGGCGTCGTCGGCCGTGTCATCTCCATGCGTATCCCGTTTCGATCTATGTGAGCCCTAACGTTGGGCAGAACATCGAGCAGAAGGTGCTATTTCCCATGAAGACTGCCAAGAAGGCCGCCCTGGTGCTGGCCACCGCTGGTCTCGCCGCCGGTGCCGCCTCCGGATCCGCGTTCGCCGATGCCGGTGCGGACGGCGCCACCGCCGAATCGCCGGGCGTCGTCTCCGGCAACCAGGCCCAGGTTCCGGTGCACGTCCCGGTGAACGTCTCGGGCAACACCGCCAACGTGATCGGCCTCCTCAACACGGCCTCCGGCAACGTCGCCTCCAACGGCTGAGCCGAGCTTCGCCACGCCAGGGTGGCGCCGCCGGTACCGACCGGTGGCGCCACCCTGGTTGCTGTTCCGGGCCGGGCATCCAGCCGGAAAGTGCGACCGCCGACGGCCGCGCCCCCCGGACGCGCTGCCGCGGGCGGCCCGTTCCGGCCGCCCCGGTCGCCACCACGGAGCCGAGAACGATCGCGGCAGCCTTTGAACGTTTCCTCTCTCCGCATCCTTTCCGCGGCCGCGTTTCTCGCCGCCGTCGGCATCGGTAACGACGCCTGACCGCGGGAGAAACTTCTGGATCCAGCATTTCGGTACCGGCGAGTCCGACGTGATTTCCCACCGACTTTCTGACAAAGTGCACTCCTGCTTTGTTGCGTTGAACCAACATGGAGAGCCAGTCATGGCGAAGTCGCCGGGCTTCGCCCCGCTAAGCGCCCGCTGTTCAAGCGACTCGGCACGCGTACGGGGCGGGAACGGCAACGCGTTCTCTTTGTGCCGGCAGATTCTCGCTGCTGATTTTCACGGCGCCGCCGCTCGCCCGAGCCAGGTCTGAAGTCCGCGTACGAAGAGAGCCGCCCGTGCCGCAGAGAAGTTGGACTGAGAAGAACCAACTGACGGTTTTTCACCTGGTTCAGCCGGTGGACGGGGGAGTCGCGCGTGTCGTCACCGACCTCGTCAGGGCGCAGGTCGCCGAAGGCTTTCTCACTGTCCTGGCCTGCCCTCCCGGCGGGACGCTCGCGTCGGACGCCGCGGCGTCCGGAGCCCGGGTGCACACCTGGTCCGCCGAAGGCGCCCCGGGCCTCCCGCTGGTCAGGGAAGTCCTGGCCGCAGCCAGCCTCATCCGCCGCAGCAGCCCCCATCTCGTGCACGCGCACAGCGCCAAGGCCGGGCTCGCCGCCCGGCTCGCCGTACGCGGACGTGTGCCGACCGTCTTCCAGCCGCATGTCTGGTCCTTCGACGCGCTGGAAGGGCGCGCCGCCGGACTGGCGCTGAAGTGGGAGCGGTACGGGACCCGTTGGGCCACCCGGACCCTGTGCGTCAGCGAGACCGAGCGAAGTGCCGGGGAGCAGGCCGGAATCGCCGCCCGCTGGGCCGTCATCCGCAACGGCGTCGACCTGAGCCACTTCAGTCCCGACGACACGCTGAGCGGCGCGTACGCGCGGGCCGCTCTGCCGCAGCTGGACCACATCCCGGCCGCCGCGCCCCTGGTGGTCTGCGTCGGCCGGCTCTGCCGGCAGAAGGGCCAGGACATTCTGCTGCGAGCCTGGCCGCAGGTGAGCGCGGCCGTGACCGATGCCCATCTGGTGCTGGTCGGGGACGGGCCCGACCGCGAGGCGCTGACCCGGCTCGCCCCGCCGGGCGTGGTGTTCGCCGGGGAGTGCCGGGACACCAGGCCATGGTTCCGGGCGGCGGACGTGGCCGTGCTCCCCTCTCGCTGGGAGGGCATGGCGCTCGCCCCGCTGGAGGCGATGGCCTGCGGCCTGCCGGTCGTGTTGGCCGACGTCAGCGGGGCCAGAGAGAGTCTGCCGCCAGGCCACGAAGCTTTCGGACTCGTGCCGCCCCAAAACCCGCCCGCCCTCGCGGCGGCGCTCATCACGCTGCTCGCCAGGCCGGAACTACGGCAATCCGTCGGCCGCCAGGCCCGGACCCACGCACGGGCGACACACGACGTGCGGGACACCGCCGCGGCAGTCTCCCGCCTTTACCGGGAACTGCTGCACCACCTGCCTCCGCGTCAGGAACTGCTGGGCTCGGCCCGACACACGACGAGGAGGCGCACCCGGCGATGACCACGAAGAGCGCGCCGGAGCCCGTTGGGGTGTTCGTGCCCCAACTGCCCGGGCGCGGCCTTGCGGTCGCCCGGCACGCAGCGGTCAGGCCGGCGCTGCGTACCGGCCTCGGCGCCCGCCGGCCCGCCCTCTCCCCGTCCTGCAGGTCTGCCGCGGACACCACCCCCTCGACCGAGAGAACAAGCCGATGACCGACTCGCCCCAGCAGGAGCCCGCTGTCCCCGGATCGTTGTCGCGAGGAATCGGCGCACTCCTCGAGAGAATCACCCCTCCACCCAACTGGTGGGCGCTGCCTGCCGTACTCCTCGGCACGGTCTGCGCAGTCGCCTGCGGCGTGTTCGCGACACCTCAGTACGCGGCCGTCAGTCATGTCGTCGCTGTGTCCAACGCGGACGTTCAGCCCGGTGCGGCCCCCGGCTTCTCCCAAGGGATCCCGCCGACCGTGCCCGTATCCGCCGGCGAGTGGGAGCTGGTGTGATGGCCGGGGAGCGAACGGTCATCTCCGTCAGGCTGTGCAGCGATCCCCGCGACTTCGCCGGACTCCGGCCGGAGTGGGAGGCGCTGCAGCGCCGGTGCGCCACGGCCACGCCCTTCCAGAGCCACGCCTGGCTCCTCTCCTGGTGGCTCTCGTACGGGAGTGGCGGCCTGCTCCGTGTCGTCCTCGTACGCCGTGGCGGACGTCTCATCGCGGCCGCGCCCCTGATGCTCGTACACCGTCCGCTGCCGCTGCTCGTGCCGATGGGAGGCCCTATCTCCGACTTCGGCGACATCCTCGTCGACGACGAGCACACGGAGATCGCGGTCACGGCGCTGGAGCGGGGGCTGTACCGCGCCGCCCGGCACGCGGTGATCGAGCTGCGCGAGGTACGGCCGGGGGCGGCGGCCGAGCGGCTGTACGAGGCGTGGACGGGTGCGCGACGGCAGCTCACGGACTCGGTCTGTCTGGAACTCCCCGCCGCTCCGGTCGAGGAGCTCGTCAAGCGGCTGCCGGCCGGCCGGGCGCTGCGCCTTCAGGCCGAGCTGCGCGAGATCGACGCGCTGAAGATCGAGAACTACGCGGTGCCCGAGCACGAGGTGCCCGCGGCCGTCGACCATCTGCTGCGGCTGCACGAACTCCAGTGGCGGGGACGGGGGGTGGCCGTGGAACACCTCAAGCCGCGCTTCGCGGAGCATCTGGTGCGGGCGACGCAGCGAATGGTGCGGGACGGCGAGGCCTCGCTGACCGAGTTCCGGCTGGACGGCGAGGTGGTGGCGGCCAATGTGGCGCTGCAGTCGGGGTATCTGACGGGCGGCTATCTGCACGGCGCCCACCCGGGGCTGCGGGAGAAGAATGTCGATGTGGCGACAATGCTGCTGCGGCACGACGCGGAGCTCGCCGCGCGCACGGGCCGGCGGGTTCTGAGCCTGCTGCGGGGGGACGAGGCGTACCAGAGTCATTGGCGTCCGCGGGCCGTCATCAACCAGCGGCTGCTGCTGGCCAGGTCCGGTCTGGAGCCCGCTCTCCGGCTGCGCGCCGCGCAGGCGGACCGGCGCGAGAGCGGGGCGGGGGTCGTGAAGACACGGCTCCGCGGCGCGCGCGGATGGCGTGCGCGCCTGAACGACTGGCGGGCGGCCTAGCGCGGCCGGCCGCCGAGACGGCCTCGTCGCCCGGCTGTGCGTCCGTGGTCGTTGGCGTTGTCAGGCCGGATGCGGGTCGTGGAGCCAGCCCCTGCGCTGCGTCGGGGGGTCGGGGCGGGCGTCGGTTTCGCCCGCCGGCTGGGGCGGATAGTGAGCGAGGCGGGTCCACTCGATGTCGGGCCGGCCCGGCAGGGTGCGGCCGGCCGCTGCCCACTCCCGCTCGAGCTCTTCGTAGATCGGGCTGGTGCCGGCGGGCGGACTCGTCGGATTCGGGGCTGAGAGCGTCTGGACGCGCTGCCATCGAGCAGGCGCGGTAGTCCTTGCCATAAGCGGCAAACGCGCGCCCGCGGGCGAAGTCACTGCGAGGGTACGGAGCGGGGGGACAGCAGGAACGGTTTTTCGACCCTGGCGCGCGTGTCGGTGAGGTTCGTGCCGACAACAGGGTGCAAAGTGGGGTGTTTTGCTCGAGGGCCGTGGCGAGCGTGATGATACGGAAAACAGTCCCCGGACGGGGGGCGAGGCGACACATGGCGTCCGCTCTGCTGCCGTCGGTACCGACGGCGGGCGTGACTGCCTGTCAGGGCGGTTGCGGAGCCCGCGGGTCCCGCGCTCGTCTGACCGGATTCCGTACCTTGTCGACCGACACGAATGCGCCAACAATGCGCATGACAAACCGAAGACCCTTCGGTCACTGAAGTCGCAAGAGGGGACCCCCACATGAACAAGCCTCTCGTCGGCGCGCTCCTCGCCCTGGCACTCCTCGGGGCGGGCGCGGCACCCGCGATCGCGGTCACCGCCGCCGACGCGGCACCGGCCGCCAACTCCGCCGCACCCCAGGCCGACGTCAAAGCAGTCGACTTCGCCGGGACGGTGGCGCTCAGCAACTGTTCCGGATCGGTGGTGCGGATGCCCGCATCGGAGCCCGACGACCCCGCCCTCGTACTCTCCAACGGGCACTGCATCGAGAGCGGCTTCCCGGCCGCCGGCGAGGTCATCGTCGATCAGCCGTCGAGCCGTACTTTCGGCCTTCTCAACTCCGCGGGCAGCAGGGTCGCCACACTGCGCGCCAGCAAGATCGCATACGCGACGATGACGGACACCGACATCTCGCTGTACCAACTCACGCGCACCTACGCCCAGATACAGAGCAGCTACGGCATCAAGGCGCTCGAGATCAACGCCGCGCACCCGGTGCAGGGCACCGCAATCAAGGTCGTATCCGGGTACTGGAAGCGGATCTACAGCTGCAACATCGACGGCTTCGCTTACCGCCTCAAGGAAGGTGAGTGGACCTGGAAGGACTCGGTCCGCTACACCTCCAGCTGCAAGACCATCGGCGGTACGTCCGGCTCGCCCGTCGTCGACAACGCCACCGGCAAGGTCGTCGCGGTGAACAACACCGGCAATGAGGACGGTCAGCGCTGCACCGACAACAACCCGTGCGAGGTGGACGAGAACGGGAACGTGACAGTGCGCGAAGGCATCAACTACGGACAGGAGACCTACGGGATCGTGCCGTGCGTCGGCCTCGACAACAAGATCGATCTGGGGCGGCCGGGCTGCGCGCTGCCGAAGCCGTAACGCCCGCAGTGCCGTGACCCGGCCCGGGGTCACGCCGGACCTCGGGCCGGGGTCCCGGGGCGGGAGGCTCCCGCCTCCGGCTATCCGTTCGTATGTTCGAATACCGAGGTACCCTGGAGGCATGGCAGCACACCTCCAGGGTTCGCTCTTCGACCAGACCGACGAGATCCGTCTCGGTCCGCTGAAGGACATACGGCGGACCGTGCTCGGGGACGGGGCGTGGATCGACGTCCTGCCGGGATGGCTCGGCGGGGCGGACGCACTGTTCGAGGAGCTGGCGGCCGGTGTGCCGTGGCGGGCCGAGCGGCGCCAGATGTACGAGCAGGTGGTGACGGTGCCGCGGCTGCTCGCCCACTACCGGGAGGACGACGCACTGCCGCACCCCGTCCTGGACG
This portion of the Streptomyces sp. NBC_01750 genome encodes:
- a CDS encoding glycosyltransferase, with the translated sequence MPQRSWTEKNQLTVFHLVQPVDGGVARVVTDLVRAQVAEGFLTVLACPPGGTLASDAAASGARVHTWSAEGAPGLPLVREVLAAASLIRRSSPHLVHAHSAKAGLAARLAVRGRVPTVFQPHVWSFDALEGRAAGLALKWERYGTRWATRTLCVSETERSAGEQAGIAARWAVIRNGVDLSHFSPDDTLSGAYARAALPQLDHIPAAAPLVVCVGRLCRQKGQDILLRAWPQVSAAVTDAHLVLVGDGPDREALTRLAPPGVVFAGECRDTRPWFRAADVAVLPSRWEGMALAPLEAMACGLPVVLADVSGARESLPPGHEAFGLVPPQNPPALAAALITLLARPELRQSVGRQARTHARATHDVRDTAAAVSRLYRELLHHLPPRQELLGSARHTTRRRTRR
- a CDS encoding chaplin, giving the protein MKHKKAAVVVAGVVMALGGAAPAMADAGAEGAAAGSPGILSGNVVQAPIHVPVAACGNTVDVIALLNPAFGNACGNG
- a CDS encoding chaplin; this encodes MKTAKKAALVLATAGLAAGAASGSAFADAGADGATAESPGVVSGNQAQVPVHVPVNVSGNTANVIGLLNTASGNVASNG
- a CDS encoding S1 family peptidase, whose translation is MNKPLVGALLALALLGAGAAPAIAVTAADAAPAANSAAPQADVKAVDFAGTVALSNCSGSVVRMPASEPDDPALVLSNGHCIESGFPAAGEVIVDQPSSRTFGLLNSAGSRVATLRASKIAYATMTDTDISLYQLTRTYAQIQSSYGIKALEINAAHPVQGTAIKVVSGYWKRIYSCNIDGFAYRLKEGEWTWKDSVRYTSSCKTIGGTSGSPVVDNATGKVVAVNNTGNEDGQRCTDNNPCEVDENGNVTVREGINYGQETYGIVPCVGLDNKIDLGRPGCALPKP
- a CDS encoding GNAT family N-acetyltransferase, translating into MAGERTVISVRLCSDPRDFAGLRPEWEALQRRCATATPFQSHAWLLSWWLSYGSGGLLRVVLVRRGGRLIAAAPLMLVHRPLPLLVPMGGPISDFGDILVDDEHTEIAVTALERGLYRAARHAVIELREVRPGAAAERLYEAWTGARRQLTDSVCLELPAAPVEELVKRLPAGRALRLQAELREIDALKIENYAVPEHEVPAAVDHLLRLHELQWRGRGVAVEHLKPRFAEHLVRATQRMVRDGEASLTEFRLDGEVVAANVALQSGYLTGGYLHGAHPGLREKNVDVATMLLRHDAELAARTGRRVLSLLRGDEAYQSHWRPRAVINQRLLLARSGLEPALRLRAAQADRRESGAGVVKTRLRGARGWRARLNDWRAA